Proteins encoded together in one Cardiocondyla obscurior isolate alpha-2009 linkage group LG07, Cobs3.1, whole genome shotgun sequence window:
- the LOC139104356 gene encoding uncharacterized protein, with the protein MNMDNEKEENLQLQGVRTPSSRQGRVASAPPCRYPTTGNLPPAAQGVDDNVSAKTSSSKKTAKSKDTGRSLLSRSMGENLSERGTPSQRTTSPASSYLSGGTGDLGSDYGGSIEGDDERMNMPLGKRKRVIIGRKRTAEQRNDATSALERAAAMEEEESRILNANHPISARSQQRADKLEEDFLDDNRNAPSRDLASTVLRDMAVVLRVSGVSKGLKGEYSKALREIACRTRANVTTMLTRLNTDGSTGQETMSLLNELHKAQEEIKNLKQEVNTLRETIAQISPTQPPQSKKRREDPIPYKTTTGPISGTSKVVTSEVVSTKTTFKKPTNKAGGTLRYNEDREASEISTNAISSVHFKYLDELFHSWCTGKSSGEPRTRNQPRSSQATTGTDKESSKSKPVTASEHPRSATAIAGTSKESPGVETWATVAGRKTKNSNKTVGQGSRTTSGKKAPEQPKPKTTKRKTPNSAAVSITCENGQYQEILKMAKDRIDLKKLGIDSLRPKRGITGSIIYEIKGDNHNEKAKVLAKELSTALASVQQVRIACPQKTADIRIRDLDDYTRKDDVINAVLTSFETCRQEDLKLGEIRRSYNGLYTTVLKCPVAVANQLIEKKRIQIGWVSARIEALPARPLQCFRCLQKGHVRENCNSPIDRSNSCFRCGETNHTAVTCKNLPKCLICEELKKPFRHKMGGPACNAKTNRRQPRTQPASNTNRQDDGNPPQLSKEVMEVETQEVPEAPKLAPEISGQEEAMHTE; encoded by the coding sequence ATGAATATGGACaatgagaaagaagaaaacttACAGCTACAGGGTGTTCGGACACCCAGTAGTCGGCAGGGGAGGGTAGCGTCGGCTCCCCCTTGTCGTTATCCAACGACGGGCAATCTACCTCCTGCAGCGCAGGGGGTAGATGATAATGTGTCTGCGAAGACCAGTTCGTCAAAGAAGACAGCTAAGAGCAAAGATACGGGCAGGAGCCTGTTATCTCGTAGCATGGGAGAGAACTTATCAGAGAGGGGAACACCCTCACAAAGAACAACCTCGCCAGCTTCCAGCTATCTCTCAGGAGGTACTGGAGACCTCGGCTCGGATTACGGAGGGTCCATCGAAGGAGATGACGAACGCATGAATATGCCACTCGGCAAAAGGAAGAGAGTTATCATCGGCAGAAAGAGAACTGCGGAACAAAGAAATGATGCAACCTCAGCACTTGAAAGAGCAGCTGCTATGGAAGAGGAGGAGAGTCGCATACTCAATGCAAATCACCCCATCTCAGCACGTTCGCAACAAAGAGCAGATAAGCTCGAAGAAGATTTCCTGGACGATAATCGGAATGCACCATCTCGGGACCTTGCCAGCACAGTCCTACGGGACATGGCAGTGGTACTTCGAGTTTCCGGGGTTTCCAAAGGTCTTAAGGGCGAATACTCTAAGGCCCTGAGAGAAATCGCATGCAGAACACGAGCAAATGTCACCACTATGCTGACAAGACTTAACACGGACGGTTCGACAGGACAAGAGACCATGAGTCTCCTTAATGAATTGCACAAGGcacaagaagaaataaaaaaccttAAACAAGAAGTAAATACTTTGCGGGAGACAATCGCACAGATCTCACCTACGCAGCCTCCTCAATCCAAAAAGAGGCGGGAAGACCCTATACCATATAAGACTACCACAGGTCCAATTTCCGGTACCTCTAAAGTGGTAACCAGCGAGGTAGTTTCTACTAAAACAACTTTTAAAAAACCAACGAACAAAGCAGGTGGCACTTTACGATACAATGAAGACAGGGAAGCTAGTGAGATTTCCACCAACGCAATCTCATCTgttcattttaaatatttagatgaACTCTTCCATTCGTGGTGCACAGGAAAATCCAGCGGGGAGCCACGAACCAGGAATCAGCCTAGATCAAGCCAGGCAACTACAGGTACGGACAAAGAAAGCTCTAAGAGCAAACCGGTGACAGCATCAGAACACCCTAGATCGGCAACTGCTATAGCAGGCACAAGCAAGGAAAGCCCTGGCGTGGAGACATGGGCAACAGTAgctggaagaaaaacaaaaaacagtaATAAGACAGTCGGACAAGGAAGTAGGACAACGAGTGGCAAGAAAGCACCGGAGCAGCCTAAACCCAAGACGACCAAGCGCAAAACACCTAATTCGGCGGCCGTATCGATCACTTGCGAAAATGGTCAATACCAGGAGATCCTGAAAATGGCCAAAGACAGGATAGACTTAAAGAAACTTGGAATCGATAGCCTGCGACCCAAGAGAGGTATTACAGGCTCCATCATTTATGAGATCAAGGGAGACAATCATAACGAGAAGGCAAAAGTTCTTGCAAAAGAACTTTCTACGGCACTTGCAAGTGTGCAACAGGTTAGGATAGCGTGTCCACAGAAAACCGCGGATATACGAATCAGGGATCTGGATGATTATACACGTAAGGATGATGTCATTAATGCAGTACTTACAAGTTTTGAAACTTGCAGGCAGGAGGACCTTAAATTAGGTGAAATTAGGAGATCATACAACGGACTTTACACGACAGTACTTAAGTGCCCGGTAGCCGTTGCTAACCAACTAAtcgagaagaagagaataCAAATAGGATGGGTCTCCGCAAGAATAGAAGCTCTACCTGCAAGACCATTACAATGTTTCCGGTGTCTACAAAAGGGACATGTCCGTGAAAACTGTAACAGTCCTATAGACCGTTCAAACAGTTGCTTCAGATGTGGGGAAACTAACCACACTGCAGTAACCTGTAAGAACCTACCTAAATGTCTGATTTGTGAAGAACTGAAGAAACCATTCAGGCACAAAATGGGAGGACCAGCATGTAATGCCAAGACAAATAGAAGACAACCTCGAACACAACCAGCTTCGAATACTAATAGACAAGACGATGGAAATCCACCACAGCTCTCCAAGGAAGTGATGGAAGTAGAAACACAGGAGGTACCGGAAGCACCAAAACTTGCACCAGAGATTAGTGGCCAGGAGGAGGCCATGCACACGGAATAG
- the LOC139104357 gene encoding uncharacterized protein yields MALRDLLPEWQAELEEHGALDYRTAQIITGHGVFGDFLHRIGKEGSAKCWECGASKDGADHTLYECSAFTTQRDLLIQLIGPHVNLHSIMSAILTDPSVKSTFCTFCQEVISIKEKNETERRREILTRRTRRRRRPPAHLRRD; encoded by the coding sequence ATGGCATTACGAGACCTACTACCAGAATGGCAAGCAGAACTGGAGGAACACGGTGCATTGGATTACCGCACGGCACAAATTATTACCGGCCATGGTGTATTTGGGGACTTCCTACACCGAAtaggaaaggaaggaagtgcTAAGTGCTGGGAGTGCGGTGCATCAAAGGATGGTGCTGACCACACTCTTTACGAATGCTCTGCGTTTACAACACAGCGAGACTTATTAATACAACTTATAGGTCCACATGTAAACTTGCACTCTATCATGTCTGCAATACTAACAGACCCCTCGGTCAAAAGTACCTTTTGCACGTTCTGTCAAGAAGTTATCTCTatcaaagagaaaaacgagacAGAACGAAGACGAGAAATCCTCACAAGACGGACAAGGCGTAGAAGACGACCACCAGCGCATCTACGACGGGATTAG
- the LOC139104358 gene encoding micronuclear linker histone polyprotein-like, whose protein sequence is MQSTDAQEVEQLGPRLATTRRIRQSPLYCDDVPYPGNNQVRDEPMEMDTGAESSHVPASSVTLPPREEWPPAIRPPVQGKSRILTDDDEETLKSKNTTLRRKAANKDKGLEELIDGKLAGPRKHFHGVRPERPHKKHPVPERKIEDKSKKTKKNKGQGPSNVSPLENNKAQPSKKKKDAPPAPSENLQTCSGSTSNPVETPWTKVLGRNAARKNKQVMKPVASTSAPGTITKGAPGIKRGKVEGKKTSSSNTSTKKKRKRRNRRRIPKTSAVVLTCPQKDMPKILSSRQDNSGHGMPSSRIKTRNSQGALHPSSRRRAAILNSRS, encoded by the exons ATGCAAAGCACGGATGCTCAAGAGGTCGAGCAGTTAGGGCCGAGGTTGGCAACTACGCGAAGAATTAGACAGAGTCCGCTCTACTGCGATGACGTCCCTTATCCTGGGAACAATCAAGTTAGGGACGAACCTATGGAGATGGATACTGGAGCTGAATCAAGCCATGTTCCAGCCTCCTCCGTGACGCTTCCACCCCGGGAGGAGTGGCCACCGGCGATTAGGCCGCCCGTACAAGGCAAATCGCGGATACttaccgacgacgacgaagaaactCTGAAGAGCAAGAATACAACTCTTCGTCGCAAAGCGGCCAATAAGGATAAAGGCCTAGAAGAACTTATTGATGGCAAGCTAGCG GGCCCAAGAAAGCACTTCCATGGTGTCCGGCCTGAGAGACCACACAAGAAGCACCCGGTTcccgagagaaaaatagaagatAAGTctaagaagacgaagaagaacaaAGGCCAAGGACCATCAAATGTCTCTCCGCTTGAGAATAACAAGGCTCAGCCTtctaagaagaagaaggatgCGCCACCAGCTCCATCGGAAAATCTGCAAACGTGCAGCGGATCGACTAGCAACCCTGTGGAAACGCCGTGGACAAAAGTCCTCGGCAGGAATGCAGCTAGGAAGAATAAACAGGTAATGAAACCTGTTGCCTCAACTTCAGCCCCAGGTACCATCACTAAAGGAGCTCCTGGGATTAAAAGAGGCAAAGTGGAAGGCAAGAAGACTTCCTCATCCAACACCTCGActaagaagaagaggaaaagaagaaacaggAGACGCATCCCGAAAACGTCGGCAGTGGTGCTAACATGTCCACAAAAGGACATGCCCAAAATTCTGTCGAGCAGACAAGATAACTCTGGACATGGGATGCCTTCCAGCAGGATAAAGACCCGTAACAGCCAAGGAGCCTTACACCCCAGTTCCAGGAGAAGAGCAGCGATCCTAAACTCCAGGTCTTAA
- the LOC139104359 gene encoding uncharacterized protein, with protein MALRLIQANVGRSKGAQDLLLHTMAEQKMIFAVVAEPNYVPKNHPCWTGDELGSVALTWRWIPGTPSCAPIERGQRYVAARWGPTIIVGTYLPPSGTIEEYQKWLDDIAVCIRRVRNSPIIVAGDCVEYNMGLGTN; from the coding sequence ATGGCCCTACGCCTTATTCAGGCAAACGTCGGGCGTTCCAAGGGCGCCCAGGACCTGCTCCTGCATACGATGGCGGAGCAGAAGATGATCTTCGCAGTAGTAGCCGAGCCGAACTACGTTCCCAAGAATCACCCCTGCTGGACTGGAGACGAGCTAGGATCGGTGGCTCTCACATGGAGATGGATCCCGGGCACTCCCTCATGTGCCCCGATAGAACGAGGACAACGTTACGTCGCAGCTAGGTGGGGGCCAACTATCATTGTCGGTACCTACCTTCCGCCTTCAGGTACAATTGAGGAGTACCAGAAATGGCTGGACGACATAGCAGTTTGCATCAGGCGTGTCAGGAACTCACCGATCATTGTGGCGGGTGACTGCGTGGAGTACAACATGGGGCTCGGCACGAACTAA